The Methyloceanibacter sp. wino2 nucleotide sequence GCGCCGTTGGCAAGATCTTCGCCGCGAAGGAACGGCCTCAATTCAACCCGCTGATCGTGCATGTGCCGGATCTGGAAACGGCCGAGAGCTTGGCCGAGTTCGGCACCGAGGCACGGGCGCTTGCCGCCGCCTTCTGGCCCGGGCCATTGACGATCGTGGCGCCGAAACGGCCCGAAGGTGGGATTGCCGATTTGGTCACGGCGGGGCTCGGCACGGTCGCGTTGCGGGTTCCCGCCCACCCTGTCGCGCGCGCGCTACTCGAGAAGGCGCGCCTGCCGATTGCCGCGCCCAGCGCCAACCGTTCGGGACGCATCAGCCCGACGGAAGCCGGCCATGTGGCGGCGGAGCTCGGCGAGGTTCCGGACATCATCCTGGATGGCGGTCCTTGCGCGCGCGGCCTTGAATCGACCGTCGTGAGAGTGGTGGGGGATACCCCGACTTTGCTCCGCCTCGGCGCGGTGCCGCGGGCCGAGATCGAGGCGGTCTTGGGTCACACCATCGACCTTGCGGCGCAAGACGCGCCGATCGCCTCACCCGGTCAGCTCGAACGCCACTACGCGCCGCAAACGCCCGTACGGCTCAATGCAACGACCATCGCGCCCGGCGAGGCGCTGCTTGCCTTCGGTCCCGATATTCCGGACGGCGCGGATACAACGATCAATCTCAGCCCCGCGGGCGACCTCACCGAGGCCGCGACGCGCCTCTTCGCGGCGATGCGCACACTCGACGAAAGCGGGGCGCGCGCCATCGCCGTGATGCCCATTCCCGAAGAAGGACTTGGGGAAGCGATCAACGACCGCTTGCGGCGGGCCGCCAAGGCGCGGTAGCCCTGTGCCATGAGCCCTGACGCACGCCCCTCGACGACGAAGCTTCAGCCGCCTTCGGCGGAGACGCTGACCGCGCTTGAGACCATTGTCGGCGAAGAACATGCCCTACGCGATCCCAAAGACATGGCGCCCTACCTCACCGAGTGGCGCGACAGGTATCGCGGCAAGGCGGCAATCGTCGTCAAGCCCGGCTCGACGGACGAGGTCGCGGCGGTACTGAAATGCGCCAACGAGGCGCGGGCCGCCGTCGTGCCGCAAGGCGGCAATACGGGCCTCGTGGGCGCGCAGATCCCTGATGAGAGCGGGAGCCAGATCGTGCTCTCGCTGGAGCGTCTCACGCATATTCGCGACGTGGATCTGGCCAGCAATACGATGACGGTTGAAGCCGGACTGACGCTGGCCGATGCCCAGCAACGGGCCGAAACGGTCGGGCGCTTGTTTCCCTTGAGCCTTGCCTCCGAGGGCAGCTGCCAAATCGGCGGCGTCCTTTCGACCAACGCCGGCGGTCTGGCCGTGCTTGCCTATGGAAACGCGCGGGATCTCGCGCTTGGGCTCGAAGTCGTTCTCGCGGACGGGCGCGTGTGGCACGGCCTCAAAGCCTTGCGCAAAGACAACACGGGCTACGACCTAAAGAATCTCTTCATCGGCGCGGAGGGAACGCTCGGCGTGATCACGGCGGTGGTCTTGCGCCTGTTTCCCCGTCCCGCCGAGAGGGTCACCTGTATGGCGGGTTTGCGCGACCTTGAAAGCGCAACCGAGCTTCTGGCCCGGATGCGCGACGCGGCCGGCCCCATGCTCACCGCTTTCGAGATCCTGCCGCGCATCGGCCTCGACTTCGCGATCAAGCACGGTACGGGCCTTCATGATCCGCTCAGAGCGCCCCACGCCTGGTACGTGCTCCTCGAGGTTTCGAGCCCCCTCGCCGGCGAAACGGTCCATGACCTCGTGCAGACGCAACTCGCCGGCGCCATCGAAACCGGGGTGATCGAAGACGCCGTCCTGACGACGTCCGACCGGCAGACGGGCGAGCTGTGGAAGCTGCGCGAGGTCATGAGCGAAGTTCAGAAATACGAAGGCGGCAGCATCAAGCACGACGTGTCGGTTCCCATCGCGCATGTGCCGGAGTTCATCGTCCGGGCCAACGATATCGTTGAGTTGATGATCCCCGGCGCACGGCCCGTTCCCTTCGGCCACCTCGGCGACGGCAACATCCACTACAATGTCAGCCAGCCCGTCGGCATGGACAAGGATGTGTATCTCGCGAATTGGGAGGCGCTCAACGCTGCAGTCCACGAGATCGTTCTCGATCTCGGCGGCTCGATCAGTGCCGAACACGGGATCGGGCGCATGAAGCGCGACCTCCTTCCCCACGCGAAAGGCGCCGTCGCGATCGACCTGATGAAATCGATCAAGGCCAGCTTCGATCCAAACGGCATCCTCAATCCAGGGAAACTTCTATGACTCAATCCGCGCCGCCCGAGAAACCGCCCTACATGACCCAGGACGACAAGTGGCTCGCGATCGACGACTACATCGTCGAGAACTTCCTGGAGGCCGACCCGGTCCTCGAGGCGGCGCAAGCTGCCTGCGACGCGGCGGGTCTGCCGCCGATTCAGGTCGCGCCGCTCCAAGGCAAGCTGATGATGATGCTCGCGAGGGCTCTTAACGCACGCAAGATCCTGGAAGTGGGAACGCTCGGCGGCTACAGCACGATCTGGCTCGCGCGCGGCCTTGCGGAAGACGGCCACGTGACGACGCTCGAACTGGATCCGCGCCATGCCGAAATCGCCGAAGGCAATTTCGAGAACGCCGGCCTCGGCGACAAGATCACCGTCCGCGTCGGCCCCGCGCTCGATTCCATGGCCGCGTTGCACACGGAAGGTGCCGGGCCGTTCGATCTCATCTTCATCGACGCCGACAAGCCGAGTACGCCGGACTATTTCGACTGGGCGGTGAAGCTCGCCCGGCCCGGGTCGTTCATCGTGGTGGACAATGTGGTGCGCGAAGGTGCGATCCTCGCTGCGCAAAGCGACAACAAGCACGTCAAAGGTTTACGTGCGTTCTATGCGCGTGCGGCAGCCAATCCACACGTGACCGCGACCGCGTTTCAAACCGTCGGACACAAAGGCCATGACGGCCTCGCGATCGTGCAGGTGATAGAGGCCCCCTCGGACTAAGGGCTACTTCTCCTCGTCCAACAGTTCCTTGTGCGCGGCATCAATCTCCGCCGCGTCCTCGCTGGACATCTTCGGGAAGCTGGGATCGAGCGCCTTGATGTGTTCGGACAGCACCCCCGCGACGACAAGCCGGGCAAACCACTTCTTGTTACAGGGCACCACGTACCAGGGAGAGTGCTCCGTCGCCGTGCTGCGGATCATGTCCTCATAGACGCTCTGGTACTTATCCCACAGCCGGCGCTCGGCGACGTCGGCGGCTGAAAACTTCCAGATCTTGTCGGGATCCTCCAAGCGCGCGAGCAGGC carries:
- a CDS encoding L-threonylcarbamoyladenylate synthase, which codes for MPVLPATDETIASAAQALAAGGLVAFPTETVYGLGADAREASAVGKIFAAKERPQFNPLIVHVPDLETAESLAEFGTEARALAAAFWPGPLTIVAPKRPEGGIADLVTAGLGTVALRVPAHPVARALLEKARLPIAAPSANRSGRISPTEAGHVAAELGEVPDIILDGGPCARGLESTVVRVVGDTPTLLRLGAVPRAEIEAVLGHTIDLAAQDAPIASPGQLERHYAPQTPVRLNATTIAPGEALLAFGPDIPDGADTTINLSPAGDLTEAATRLFAAMRTLDESGARAIAVMPIPEEGLGEAINDRLRRAAKAR
- a CDS encoding FAD-binding oxidoreductase encodes the protein MSPDARPSTTKLQPPSAETLTALETIVGEEHALRDPKDMAPYLTEWRDRYRGKAAIVVKPGSTDEVAAVLKCANEARAAVVPQGGNTGLVGAQIPDESGSQIVLSLERLTHIRDVDLASNTMTVEAGLTLADAQQRAETVGRLFPLSLASEGSCQIGGVLSTNAGGLAVLAYGNARDLALGLEVVLADGRVWHGLKALRKDNTGYDLKNLFIGAEGTLGVITAVVLRLFPRPAERVTCMAGLRDLESATELLARMRDAAGPMLTAFEILPRIGLDFAIKHGTGLHDPLRAPHAWYVLLEVSSPLAGETVHDLVQTQLAGAIETGVIEDAVLTTSDRQTGELWKLREVMSEVQKYEGGSIKHDVSVPIAHVPEFIVRANDIVELMIPGARPVPFGHLGDGNIHYNVSQPVGMDKDVYLANWEALNAAVHEIVLDLGGSISAEHGIGRMKRDLLPHAKGAVAIDLMKSIKASFDPNGILNPGKLL
- a CDS encoding O-methyltransferase codes for the protein MTQSAPPEKPPYMTQDDKWLAIDDYIVENFLEADPVLEAAQAACDAAGLPPIQVAPLQGKLMMMLARALNARKILEVGTLGGYSTIWLARGLAEDGHVTTLELDPRHAEIAEGNFENAGLGDKITVRVGPALDSMAALHTEGAGPFDLIFIDADKPSTPDYFDWAVKLARPGSFIVVDNVVREGAILAAQSDNKHVKGLRAFYARAAANPHVTATAFQTVGHKGHDGLAIVQVIEAPSD